The Microcella sp. genome includes the window GCAGTCTCGGCGGGCGCCGATGCGGGGGCGGGCGCTGCGGCGGCCGAGTCGCCGGTGCCGATGCGCACGAGGGGGGTGCCCACCTCGACCGTCTCGTCTTCAGCCACGAGGATCTCTTCGACCACTCCCGCGACGGGCGAGGGAATCTCGGTGTCGACCTTGTCGGTCGAAACTTCGAGCAAGGGCTCGTCAACCTCGACTCGGTCTCCCACGTTCTTCAGCCATCGGGTTACCGTGCCCTCGGTCACGCTCTCACCGAGCGCCGGGAGGTTGACGGATTCGCTCATTATTTCGTGCTCCTTTGAAGCATGTCGGTGGTGTCTAGCCTACGGTGCGCCCGCGCGCTCACATCGCGTGCAAGGGCTTGCCCGCGAGTGCGAGAAACGCCTCGCCGAGGGCTTCGTTCTGGGTCGGGTGGGCGTGCAGCAGTGGCGCGACGTCTTCGGGGTGGGCATCCCAGTTCACGGCAAGCTGCGCTTCGCCGATCAGTTCGCCCACGCGAGCACCGATCATGTGCACGCCGACCACGGGGCCATCGACGACGCGCACGACCTTGATCGAGCCGGCCGTCTCGAGAATGTGGCTCTTGCCGTTGCCCGCGAGGTTGTAGTCGTACGAGGTGATCGCGGCGTCGCCGTACTGCTCTTTCGCCTTGGCCTCGGTCAGGCCGACCGAGGCGACCTCGGGCTCGCTGTAGGTGACCTTCGGAATGTTGACGTCGGCGATGACGACCGGGTTGAGCCCCGCGATCTCTTCGGCGACGAAGATTCCCTGCTGAAAGCCGCGGTGCGCGAGCTGCAGGCCCGGAACGATGTCGCCGACGGCGTACAGGCCCGGGATGCTCGTCTCGAGCCGCTCGTTGGTGAGCACGAATCCGCGATCCATGGCCACGCCGACCTCTTCGAAGCCGAGCCCTGCGGTGGCGGGGCCCCGACCCACGGCGACGAGCAGAATGTCTGCCTCGATCGTGGCGCCGTTCTCGAGGGTCACGACGACGCCCTGGTCATTCTGCGTGACGCTCTGGAAGCGCACGCCGAGGGTGAACTCGATGCCGCGCTTGCGGTAGGCGCGCTCGAACTGCTTCGAGATCGACTCTTCTTCGAGCGGCACGAGGTGGGGGAGTGCTTCGATGATGTGCACGTCTGCACCCCACGAGCGCCAGACGCTCGAGAACTCGACGCCGATGACGCCGCCGCCGAGCACGGCGACCTTCTTCGGCACGAAGTCGAGCTGCAGTGCGCCCTCGGAGGTCATGACGCGACCGCCGATCTCGAGCCCCGGAAGGGTGCGCGAGTACGAGCCCGTCGCGAGCACGACGTTCTTGCCGGTGATCGTGCTGTCTCCCACCTGCACGGTCGTCGGCGAGGTGAGGCGGCCTTCGCCCTCGATCGTCGTGATGCCTCGAGCCTTGATGAGCCCTTGCAGGCCCTTGTACTTGCTGGCGATGATGCCTTCGCGGTACTGGATGACGGCGGGAACATCGACGCCCTCGAGCGTGGCCTTGACTCCGAACTGGGCGGCGTCGCGGGCCGCATCGGCCACCTCTGCCGCGTGCAGCAGCGCCTTGGTCGGAATGCAGCCGACGTGCAGGCAGGTTCCGCCGACCTTCGACTTCTCGATGAGTCCGACGCTCATGCCGAGCTGGCTGGCGCGCAGCGCTGCGGCATACCCACCGCTTCCGGCACCGAGAATGACGAGGTCAAAAGAGTGATCAGACACCGGGTGAGGCTCCTTCATGCGTCAAGGGCTGTCGCGCAGGGGCCAAACTCGTGGTGGCGGGTCGACCCGACGAACGGCACGTTTGTTTCGTGCCCGCAGTCGAGCCTACTACTTGGTCGCGAAGCGCTCAGCGACTCGGATGAGCGTTCGCGTGATGACCCCTGACGAACCTTTGGGCGTGTAGCCGAACGGGGCTGTCGCGTTGTTGGCAGGCCCGGCGATGTCGAGGTGCGCCCACGGGATGCGCGGCGCATCATCGCCGTCACCCCGACGCCCCACGAACTCACGCAGAAAGACTGCCGCCAGCAGCATGCCCGCCGCAGTGTTGCCCGGCTTGGCGTTTGCGATGTCGGCGACATCGGTCTTCAGCAGCGCGCGAAGCTCGGCAGGCAGGGGCATGGGCCACACGAGCTCACCGCTCTCGCCAGCGGCGGCACGCACCTCGGCGACGAGCTCGTCGTCGCCCATGAGGCCGGCGTAGCGCTCGCCGAGCGCCACGCGCGCCGCGCCGGTGAGGGTTGCGACATCGATGATGGCGTCAGGCTGCTCTTCGCTCGCGGCGGCGAGGCCGTCGGCCAGCACCAGTCGGCCTTCGGCGTCGGTGTTGAGCACTTCGACGGTCGTGCCGCTACGCGTCGAGATGACGTCGTTGGGGCGCAGGGCAGAACCCGAGGGCATGTTCTCGGCGAGGCACAGCCAGCCCGTCACGCGCGCGTCGACGCCCAGGCGTGCGGCCGCGATCGTGGCGGCGAGCACCGTCGCGGCACCCGTCATGTCGTACTTCATGCCGACCATCGCCGCTGCGGGCTTGAGCGAGAGCCCGCCCGAGTCGAAGGTGATGCCCTTGCCGACCAGGGCGAGGTGCGGGGCGGTCTCGCTCGGCCGATAGCGCAGCGCCATCAAGCGGGGCGGGCGGGCCGACCCTTGACCGACGCCGAGAATGCCCCCGAAGCCGCCGGCCTCGAGCTCGTCGGTGCCCCACACCTCGACGTCGAGGGGCAGGCCTTCGGCCGCGCGAACGGCGCGCTCGACGAAGGTCTCGGGGTAGAGCTGATTCGGGGGAGTCGTGACCAGGTCGCGCACGAGGCACACGGCCTCTGCTGTGATGGCGGCCACCTCGGCGGCTGCCGCGGCGTCGTCGACCTGGGTGCAGAGCTCGATGGTGGCGATGCCGGCTGGCGGGTCGCTGACAGCGTCGCCCTCGCGCGCCGGCCCGAAGCGGTATGCCCCCAGGGCAGCACCCTCGAGCACGGCCTGTACTTCAGTCGCTGAGGTCGTCGGCAGTGCGATTGCGACCCGTGAGGCACCGCCCGCGGCGCGCGCGGCCGTGCCGGCGACCGAGCGCAGACCTTCGGGGTTGAGGGGCGCGCGCCCCACTCCGACCAGCAGGATGCTGCGGGCAGCGACACCCTCGGGCGAGGGGATGCGCGCCGTCTCGTCTGTCGCGCCCGTCAACCCCAGTGCGCTCAACTGCTCGGTGATCGCGGCGAGCGGCCCCGCATCCGCCCCCACGATCACAGCACCGACCTCACCCGGTGCGATGCCGACTATGAGAGCGTCGACGTCGAGATTCCAGGGCGATTCGAGAGTGGCGGCAAGAGAGGCAACGGGCATGGCGGCCATGCTATCTGCGCGTGTTCGCTCTGAGCGCGCGCCAGCTCGCAGGTCGCGCGCGATGGCGGTTCTACCATGGAGTCATGCGGAATCCCACAGAGCTCTACACCGTGGTGCTCACGGAGGCCGACGTTCCGGCGGGGCTGCCGCTCGTGATCGGCCTGACCGGTTTCGTCGATTCTGGGGGCGCCGTCGGGCAGGTCTCGCAGTACCTCATCGATGAGCTCGAGCATCGTGATGTCGTGGTCTTCGACAACGACGAGCTGCTCGACTACCGGGCGCGGCGGCCGATTCTGGTCTTCGACGAGACCCGCATCACCGAGTTTCGCCGCCCCGCGCTGACCGTGCGCCTCGCACATGACGAGATCGGTGCGCCCTTTCTGCTGCTCACCGGGTACGAGCCCGATTTTCAGTGGGAGCGCTTCGTCGCTGCCCTGCTCGAGATCATCGAGCGGTATGCCGTGGCGTCGACCACGTGGGTGCACGCCATTCCGATGCCTGTGCCGCACACGCGCGGCATCGGCGTGACCGTGAGCGGCAACCGCGACGAGCTCATCGAGTCACTGTCGGTGTGGCGCCCTCGAACGCAAGTGCCCGGCAACGTGCTGCACCTGCTCGAGCACCGGCTGACGCAAGCGGGCCACCCGACCGCGGGGTTCGTGCTGCTCGTGCCGCACTACCTCGCCGACACCGAGTTTCCGTCGGCCGCAGTGACCGCCCTCGAGAGCATCACGGCCGCGACCGGCATGCTCTTCCCGACCGATCGGCTGCGCGCCGAGGGCCGCGAGTTTCTCGCGCGCATCGAAGACCAGGTCGAAGGCAACACCGAGCTGGCTCGCCTCGTCGGCACGCTCGAAGAGCGGCACGACAGCTACATGGAGGACAACCCGCTGCGGTCTCCGCTGACCGACGAAGACGGCGAGCTTCCGAGTGCCGACGCGATTGCCGCCGAGCTCGAGAAGTTCTTGGCCCATCGCCAGTCGTCAGATGACGAGCCGCGCTGACCCCGTGGTCGGCGCGCACAGCAGTTCGTGCAATAATTGTCCCTCACGACCCAGTCGGTCGCACGGTAGATTCGGCCCGCTTCTCGCAGCAGAAGCACACTGCATCACACACCTCGCGACTTGACATGGGTCGTTGTACTGCCCGCAGAACGCGAGATTGAGGGGCCCATGGCTACCCGAGCGACCAGCACCACGACCACGACTGCGAAGAAGACTGCCTCGGCCGCGGCCGCCACGGCCGAGAAGCCGGCATCGAAGACCGCAGCGTCGAAGACTGCAGCTGCGAAGACCGCAGCCCCGAAGACTGCTGCTGCGAAGACCGCAGCGCCGAAGAACACGGCATCGAAGACCCCAGCGACGAAAGCCCCAGCGGCGAAGGCTCCCGCGGCGAAGAAGACGGCTGCGAAGGCTCCCGCGGCCACGAGCGCGCCGACGAAGCAGTCGCGCGCCAAGAAGCCCACAGCGGCAGCTGCAGCCGGTGCAGCCGACGACAGCGACGAGGTCGAGATCGTCATCGATGCCGATGCAGACGAGGCCGTCGAGCCCGCAGACACCGCGGCCGACGACACCGCCGAGAGCCCCGCCGCTGATGCGACTGACGATGATGACGACTCTGACGACGACTCGGGCTCAGCTGGTCCGTTGCCGACCGGCGCCATCGTCATCTCGAACACTGACGATGACGAAGTGCCGGTCTATTCGACGACGATCACCGGTGCGACCGCTGACCCGGTCAAGGACTACCTAAAGCAGATCGGCAAGGTTCCGCTGCTGAACGCCGCCGAAGAGGTCGAGCTGGCGATGCGCATCGAGGCAGGGCTCTTCGCCGAGGAGAAGCTCTCGACGATGAGCGAGAAAGAGAAGCGCACCGCCATGGGCCGCGACCTCGCCTGGGTCGCGCGTGACGGCCAGCGCGCCAAGAACCACCTGCTCGGCGCGAACCTGCGTCTCGTCGTGTCGCTCGCCAAGCGCTACACCGGTCGCGGCATGCAGTTTCTCGACCTCATCCAAGAAGGAAACCTCGGTCTGATCAGGGCCGTCGAGAAGTTCGACTACACCAAGGGCTTCAAGTTCTCGACCTACGCCACCTGGTGGATCCGTCAGGCGATCACGCGCGCCATGGCAGACCAGGCCCGCACGATCCGTATTCCCGTGCACATGGTCGAGGTCATCAACAAGCTCGCCCGAGTGCAGCGGCAGATGCTGCAAGACCTCGGCCGCGAGCCCACGCCCGAAGAGCTGTCGCGCGAACTCGACATGACTCCCGAGAAGGTCATCGAGGTTCAGAAGTACGGCCGCGAGCCCATCTCGCTGCACACACCCCTCGGTGAAGACGGCGACAGCGAGTTCGGTGACCTCATCGAAGACACCGAGGCTGTCGTGCCGGCCGACGCAGTCGGCTTCACGATGCTGCAGAAGCAGCTCGAGAGCCTGCTCGACTCGCTGTCTGAGCGCGAAGCAGGCGTGATCCGCATGCGGTTCGGCCTCGGCGACGGCATGCCCAAAACCCTCGATCAGATCGGCGACACCTTCGGTGTCACGCGCGAGCGGATACGGCAGATCGAGTCGAAGACGATGGCCAAGCTGCGCCACCCCTCGCGGTCGCAGGCCCTGCGCGACTACCTCGAGTAGGCACGCATCGTGCGCATCCGTCTCGCGGTGATCGTCGGCCGCGTCGTGCGTGCACTCGCGCGGCTGCGCGGAGGCGGCTCGGCGATACCGGGCAACATCGCGTTGCGCATCGCGCCGGGATTTCTCGAGCACGCTCTCGGATCGATGGCGCTCGGAGTGGTGTTCGTCACCGGTTCGAACGGCAAGTCGACGACCACCAACATGCTCGTGGCCGTGCTGCGTGCACACGGTATGCGGGTGTTCACGAACCCCAGCGGGGCGAACCTTCCGCAGGGAATCGCATCAGCGCTGCTGGCGACCGTGCCGCTCGACGGCAGGGTGCGCGACGATCTGGCAGTGCTCGAAGTCGACGAGGCGTACGGCGTCGGTCTCGCCGAGCGGCTGGCGCCGACCGACGTGCTGCTGCTCAACCTGCAGATCGATCAGCTCAACCGCTTTCACGAACCCGACCGCGTCTACCGCATGCTCGAGCAGATCGCCGCCCGTGCGCGTCGACGACTGATCGTCAATGCGGCCGACCCGAACACGGCCGACCTCGGCCGCGGTGCTCGCGCAGACCAGCAGGTCGTCGTGTTCGACGTCGCACCCGCCGCGCTCGCGGCGAGCCCGCACGGTGTCGCACCGGCTCCGAGGCTGACGAGCGGCGCAGGTGAGACTCTGCCCGACGCCGAGGTCGTGGTCGAGAGCACCGCGGGCAGTGCGGCTGTGCTCACCGTCGACGGTGAGCGGGCATCCGTCGCCTTGCCGTCACGCGGGCTGCACTATGCGGTGGATGCTGCCGGCGCGATCGCGACCGCGCGCAGTCTGCTGGGCGATCGGTTCTCGATCGAGACGGCGAGCACAGCGCTCGGCTCACTGGAGACCGTCTACGGACGCGGCGAGGTGCTCGACGCGAAGGGCCAGGCCATCGAGCTCGTCATGATGAAGAACCCGCCGAGCCTGCAGCTCAACCTCGATTCACTCGGGCGCGTGCCCCAGTGCGTCATGATCGCCGTCGACGAGGGCACGCCCGACCCCTCGTGGATCTACGACACCGATCTCTCGATGCTCGACCATGTCGACGTTGTCACCGGAACGAAGGCCCACCAGTGGGCGACGAGGCTTGCGTACGCCGGCATTCCTGTCGGCACGGTCATCGAAGACTTCCGCACGGCGGTCGACGCCTTCCTCTCCCTCGACACCCCGGACGACGGCCCGAAGGTGGGCATCGTCAACTACGAGCTCATGATGGAGCTGCGCCTCATGATGGGGTATCTCGATCTGGAGGGCGGCTCGTGACCGCTCTGCGCATACTGCACCTCTACCCGCACGAGCTCGGCATCAACGGTGACGCAGGCAACGTGCTCGCACTGCGACGCAGGCTCGAGTGGAGAGGCATCGAGGCCGAGGTGCTGCTCTGCGGCACCGGCGACCCCCTGCCTGTCGACGTCGACCTCGTGCACATCGGCAGCGGCCCCGCATCAGCGCGAGACGCGGTGCTGCCCGACGCGCTGCGTCACCGAGATGCACTCGCCGCCTGGGCAGACGATGGGGTGCCGATGATCGGCATCGGTGCCGGCTTCCATCTGCTGAGCCGATCGATCGAGACTCGTGACGGCTCCCGACGCGCAGCCCTCGACGTGCTGCCGGTCGTCATTCGCGATCGAGAGCGGCGAGCAGTGGGCGAAGTGCTCGCCGAGCCGAGCGGCGGGCATCGCATGGCCGGCTACCTGAATCACGGCGCGAGCGTGATGCGCGACGACGGCGTGCCGCTCGCCACGCTCGATCATCGATCGCGGTCAAGCGCCATCCACGACGACGCCGACCGGTACGAAGGCGTGCGCATCGGATCTCGCATCGGCACGCACCTGCACGGCCCGATCCTGCCGATGAACCCGTTCATCGCCGACGAGCTGCTCGCCGGCGCACTCGCGCGCAGGGGCGAGACCCTGCCTGACCGCGACGAGCGGACGGTCGCGGCAGACGAGCACGCTCGACTGTCGCGCGCCGCGATCGCCCGACGGCTCGGTGCGGCCGGCGTCGAGGTCTGAAGCGCTGATCGCTCTCAGCGGCGCGCGAGACCTGAGCGGTCGTGGTGGCGAGGCACCCGCGGCGGCACGCCCGTGACGATCTCGTCGCCGATGGTGCCGCTGCTGCGGGCCCAGTCTTCGGCGCTCGGTTCGCCCGCCCCCGGTTCTCCGAAGATCGTGACCACCTGAGAATCGAGGGTGTCGGTGTCGTCAGGGGGAGCGACGATGAGCGTTCTGTCGACCTCGACGGTCTCGACCGCGTATCGAACGCCGCCGATCGACACGTCTGCGCCTGTGGCACCGAGCGGAACGCCGTCTGCCCAGCCCGCGGCGATCCAGCGGCGCCCTGCAGGGGCGGGGGAGTCGAGCAGCGTCGTTCGCAGGGTCATGACTGCACGCAGCCCGAGATCGTGGCCCGTGTGCTCATCGAAGGGCGAGATGCCGTAGGCGGCGATGCCGAATCGCACGAGGTCGTAGCGGGCGCGGGGTTCACGCCACCCGGCAGAACTCGCGGCGATGTGCCGCACGCGCGCGGTGACTCCGAGCTCGGCGGCCTCGGCCAGGGCCCGTGCGAAGGCGGTGAGCGCGGCGTCGTCGGCGTCGACCGAGGTGTCGGCGAGGTGCGACCAGATGCCCTCGATGACGATGCGGCCAGCGGCGGCGTGCGCGCGCGCGGCAGTCACGAGCGCCGCCCACTGCTCGGGAAGCGCACCGTTGCGGTGCAGACCGGTGTCGATCTTCAGATGCACCCGTGCGGGGAGACTGCCGGTGGCTGCTGCGGCGATGCGATCGAGCTCGTGCAGGCTCGACACACCGAGATCGACCCGTGCCGTGATCGCCGCAGCGAAGTCGCTCTCGGCTCCGTGCAGCCAGGCGAAGAGCGGGCATTCGACGGCCGCCGCGCGCAGCGCAAGCGCTGCAGGAATCTCGAGCACTGCGAGCGAGCGGGCGCCAGCAGCGAGGGCTGTGGCCGCGAGGTCGAGCATGCCGTGCCCGTAGGCGTCTGCCTTGACGGCGAGCATGACCTCTGCAGGAGCGGCTCGAGCCGTGAGCATCGAGACATTGTGCGCGAATGCGGCGTGGTCGATGACGGCGATGGCGCTCACTCGTCACTCCAGATGCGCGCGACGCGCGACCCCAGGCGCGCCGTCAACTGGTCGGCCGTGCGGCCCGTCGCCGTGCACCAGGCAGCCAGGCTGCCGCTGTCATTCCAGAGCACAGCCGGGTCACCGACCGCCGCAGTCGAGTGGGCAAGGTCGACGACGAGCTGGTCCATCGCGATGCGACCGGCGATCACCCCTCGTGCGTTGCCGATGCGAACGCTGGCGCGATTGGAGGCGCTGCGCGGCACTCCATCTGCATAGCCGAGAGCGATCAGCGCGAGGGTCGATTCGTGCGCCGTGACGTAGGTGTACCCGTACGACACGGGGGTGCTCGCCGGCACTCTCTTCACGGCGATCACTTCGCCCTCGAGGGTCATCAGCGGCTCGTGACCACCGTCGAACCCGTAGATCACTCTCGACGGGGCCTCGGCAGGAGGCGCGTCGCCGTCGCGTGTGAAGCGCGAAGCACCATGGGCTCGAGCGGCGGCCTCGATCGCAGCGGCCCCGTGCCCGTACGCATCAGCGCGCAGGTCGATCGCGGGCGCATCGGCTCCGCGCCAGTCGCGCTGTGCAAGCGCTTGATTAAGCGCTCGTCGAGAGAGGCGCGCGACCCGGCGCACGCCAGGGAGCTCAGGCGCCGCGCTCATCGAGCAAACGGCTCGATTCGTCGTGCCAGGCGAGTGCCGAGCCCGAGAGCTTCTCCTTGAAGCGGGCAGCGTGGTGGGCGCAGAACAGCAGCTCGCCGGTCGCGAGGGTGGCGCGAACATAGGCTTGAGCACCGCAGCTGTCGCACCGGTCCAGCGCAGTCAGGGGGGCGGTCGCAACAGTCGGGTTCTCGGTGGTGATCTGCGTCATGATGTGACCCTCGCTCTCCGTGTGCTGTGCGAACCTTCGAGGTCTCATTGCACCACACCGAAGCGACAGTGCCGTGTCAAACCGCCCCGATTTCGCTGAACGCGTATGAGCATCCGACAGTCGCGTCGCGCCCTGCGGAGTGGGAGCCGAGCGTCGTCAGCGGCCGCATCTACGATGAGCGTCGTGGCAACTTCTGATTACTCCGCTCGTCATCTCTCTGTGCTCGAAGGCCTCGAAGCGGTGCGCAAGCGCCCGGGAATGTACATCGGCTCTACCGACTCTCGCGGGCTTATGCACTGCCTGTGGGAGATCATCGACAACTCGGTCGACGAGGCTCTCGGCGGCCACGGAGACCAGATCGACCTGCGGCTGCACCCAGACGGCAGCGTCGAGGTGCGAGATCGCGCGCGAGGAATCCCCGTCGACATCGAACCGAAGACGGGCCTCAGCGGTGTCGAGGTGGTCTTCACGAAGCTGCACGCCGGCGGCAAGTTCGGTGGAGGCTCATATGCCGCATCCGGCGGGCTGCACGGAGTCGGCGCATCAGTGGTGAACGCACTCAGCGAGCGTCTCGATGTCGAGGTCGATCGCAACGGTGCGACGTGGGCGATGTCGTTCCACCGCGGCGAGCCCGGCATCTTCGACGATGGCGCAGACGGTCCTCGCCCCGACTCGCCGTTCACGCCCTTCATCTCGGGCAGTGAGCTTCGCAAGGTGGCCAAGGTGGCGAAGGGGGTCACCGGCACTCGCATCCGGTACTGGGCAGACCCGCAGATCTTCACGAAAGGCGCGAGCTTTCTCACCGACGAACTCGTCGGCCGGCTGCGTCAGACCGCGTTTCTCGTGCCAGGCATCACGCTCACGCTGCGCGATGATCGTGCCGAGACGCCCACCGAAGAGTCCTTCCGTTTCGATGGCGGCATCAGCGAGTACGCCGAATTCCTGTCACCGGATGCCCCCATCACCGACACCTGGCGCATCACGGGCTCTGGCTCGTTCACTGAGACGGTTCCGGTGCTGCAGCCGAACGGGCACATGGTGCCGACCGAGGTCGAGCGCGAGTGCGTCGTCGACATCGCTCTGCGGTGGGGCACCGGGTACGACACCACCTTCCGCTCGTATGTCAACATCATCGCCACGCCGAAAGGCGGCAGCCACCAGTTGGGATTCGAGCAGGGCCTGCTGAAGTTCTTGCGGGCCGAGGCCGAGAAGAACGCCCGCCGACTCAAGCTGGGCAGCGACAAGCTCGAGAAAGACGACGTGCTCGCCGGCGTGACCGCCGTGCTGACCGTGCGTCTGCCTGAGCCGCAATTCGAGGGTCAGACGAAAGAGATTCTCGGCACCCCGGCGGTTCGAGCGATCGTGTCGAGCGTCATCGCACGCGGACTCGCCGAGCGGTTCTCATCGAGCAAGCGCGACGACAAGACGCAGTCGGCCCTCGTGCTCGAGAAGGTCGTCTCAGAGATGAAGAGCCGCATTTCGGCTCGCGCGCACAAAGAGACCCAGCGGCGCAAGAATGCGCTCGAGAGCTCGGCGCTGCCGGCCAAGCTCGTCGACTGCCGCTCGAACGACGTCGAGAGCAGCGAGTTGTTCATCGTCGAGGGCGACAGTGCCCTCGGCACCGCGAAGCTCGGGCGAGACAGCGAGTACCAGGCGCTGCTGCCCATTCGCGGAAAGATCTTGAACGTGCAGAAGGCATCGGTGAGCGACATGCTCAGCAATGCCGAGTGCGCCTCGATCATCCAGGTGATCGGAGCAGGGTCTGGCCGCACGTTCGACCTTGCCCAGGCTCGCTACGGCAAAGTCATCATCATGGCCGACGCCGATGTCGACGGTGCGCACATTCGAACGCTGCTGCTGACGCTCTTCTTCCGCTACATGCGCCCGATGATCGACGAGGGGCGAGTGTTCGCCGCGGTGCCACCACTGCACCGCGTCGTCGTGCTCAACCCGGGCTCGAAGCCCAACGAGACGATCTACACCTACAGCGAGGCCGAGTTGAACGGTGTGCTCGCCGCCTTGAAGAAATCGGGCAAGCGATACCAAGACCCGATTCAGCGGTACAAGGGGCTCGGCGAGATGGACGCAGATCAGTTGGCCGACACCACGATGAGCCGCGCCCACCGCACGCTGCGTCGAGTTCGAGTAACCGATGCAGAGGCTGCATCGGCTGTCTTCGAGCTGCTCATGGGCAACGAGGTGGCGCCGCGCAAAGAGTTCATCATCGCCGGCCAGGGGCTCGACCGCGACCGCATCGACGTCTGAGCTCGCGCCGAGCTACGCGATCGTCGTGCCGATCGACCCGATCGGCGAGTCGAGCGCGAGGCCCGAGGCGTCTCGCTTCGCACCGCCGTCTGGCAGCGAGCGCTGCGAGCCGTCAGCACCCACCGCGAGTGGGTTCTCACCCACCCAGGCGAGACGCAGCACGTCTTCGCCCTTGAGAAAGGCGTGGCACCGCACGCCACCGGTGGCGCGACCCTTCGCCGGAAACTGCGCGAAGTCTGAGACCTTCGCCCGACCAGGGTCGACGCCGGCGATCGTCTGGCTCGAGCCCGACACCGTCACGACGGCGGCGGCGTCAGATTCGACGGCAGTGAAGTGCACGACGCGGGCGCCTGCAGCGAGTTTGATGCCTGCCATGCCGCCAGCGGCGAGGCCTTGGGGGCGAACGTGCTCGGCAGCGAAGTGCAGCAGCTGCGCGTCAGACGTGACGAAGACGAGGCGATGGCCATCGGTCGCGGGGGCCGCGCCGATCACGGCATCTCCGGCTTTGAGACCGATGACTTCGCCGTCGGGTCGAGCGGGCCACGAGCCGGGCAGCACCCGCTTCACGACGCCGTCTCGAGTGCCGAGTGCGAGCGCAACGTCGCTCTCTGCATCGATGACCGTGAGCACTGTCTCTGTCGCATCGGCGAGCGCCAGGTAGTCGCGCATCTTCACGCCCGCGGCGAGCTGCACAGAGTTCGCAGGAACGCTCGGCAGGTCGACGGGGGTGAACCGCACGAATCGCCCTCTCGAGGTGATCGCGATGAGCTCGCCTCGCGTGGTCGAGTCGATCGAGCAGAGCAGGGCGTCGTGCTTGCTGCGCCTGGCTGGCGTCAGCACGGTCGTCTCGTCGGTGAGCTCGACGCGAACGGCGCGACCCGTCGTCGACACGAGCACTCTGCACGGCGCGTCGGCGATCTCGAGCGAGACGGCGGCGGCGTTGCGGCTGCGCGAGGCGGCGGGCGCCGGGCCAGCTTCGGTGAGCAGCGTTCGGCGCGGGGTGCCGAATCGCTCGGCCGTGGCGTCGAGCTCGTCGGCGACGACCAGACGGATGCGCGCCGAATCGCTCAAGAGCGTCTCGAGCTCGGCGATCTCGGCACGCAGCTGATCGCGCTCTGCTTCGAGCTCGATACGACTGAACTTGGTGAGCCTGCGCAAGCGCAGCTCGAGAATGTAGTCGCTCTGCAGCTGACTGAGATCGAAGACCTCCATGAGCCGGGTTCGCGCCTGGTCGGCATCGTCAGAGCTGCGGATGACCTGGATGACGTCGTCGATGTCGAGAATCGCGATGAGCAGGCCGTCAACGAGGTGCAGTCGCTCGCGGCGGCGCGCAAGGCGGTATTCGCTGCGACGCGTGACGACCTGGATGCGGTGGTCGAGGTATACCCGCAGCAGTTCTTTCAGGCCGAGCGTCTGGGGCATTCCGCCGACGAGGGCGACGGCGTTGATCGAGAAGCCGTCTTCGAGCGGCGTGTA containing:
- a CDS encoding cobyric acid synthase; its protein translation is MTALRILHLYPHELGINGDAGNVLALRRRLEWRGIEAEVLLCGTGDPLPVDVDLVHIGSGPASARDAVLPDALRHRDALAAWADDGVPMIGIGAGFHLLSRSIETRDGSRRAALDVLPVVIRDRERRAVGEVLAEPSGGHRMAGYLNHGASVMRDDGVPLATLDHRSRSSAIHDDADRYEGVRIGSRIGTHLHGPILPMNPFIADELLAGALARRGETLPDRDERTVAADEHARLSRAAIARRLGAAGVEV
- a CDS encoding alanine racemase — encoded protein: MSAIAVIDHAAFAHNVSMLTARAAPAEVMLAVKADAYGHGMLDLAATALAAGARSLAVLEIPAALALRAAAVECPLFAWLHGAESDFAAAITARVDLGVSSLHELDRIAAAATGSLPARVHLKIDTGLHRNGALPEQWAALVTAARAHAAAGRIVIEGIWSHLADTSVDADDAALTAFARALAEAAELGVTARVRHIAASSAGWREPRARYDLVRFGIAAYGISPFDEHTGHDLGLRAVMTLRTTLLDSPAPAGRRWIAAGWADGVPLGATGADVSIGGVRYAVETVEVDRTLIVAPPDDTDTLDSQVVTIFGEPGAGEPSAEDWARSSGTIGDEIVTGVPPRVPRHHDRSGLARR
- a CDS encoding alanine racemase; amino-acid sequence: MSAAPELPGVRRVARLSRRALNQALAQRDWRGADAPAIDLRADAYGHGAAAIEAAARAHGASRFTRDGDAPPAEAPSRVIYGFDGGHEPLMTLEGEVIAVKRVPASTPVSYGYTYVTAHESTLALIALGYADGVPRSASNRASVRIGNARGVIAGRIAMDQLVVDLAHSTAAVGDPAVLWNDSGSLAAWCTATGRTADQLTARLGSRVARIWSDE
- a CDS encoding DNA topoisomerase IV subunit B, whose product is MATSDYSARHLSVLEGLEAVRKRPGMYIGSTDSRGLMHCLWEIIDNSVDEALGGHGDQIDLRLHPDGSVEVRDRARGIPVDIEPKTGLSGVEVVFTKLHAGGKFGGGSYAASGGLHGVGASVVNALSERLDVEVDRNGATWAMSFHRGEPGIFDDGADGPRPDSPFTPFISGSELRKVAKVAKGVTGTRIRYWADPQIFTKGASFLTDELVGRLRQTAFLVPGITLTLRDDRAETPTEESFRFDGGISEYAEFLSPDAPITDTWRITGSGSFTETVPVLQPNGHMVPTEVERECVVDIALRWGTGYDTTFRSYVNIIATPKGGSHQLGFEQGLLKFLRAEAEKNARRLKLGSDKLEKDDVLAGVTAVLTVRLPEPQFEGQTKEILGTPAVRAIVSSVIARGLAERFSSSKRDDKTQSALVLEKVVSEMKSRISARAHKETQRRKNALESSALPAKLVDCRSNDVESSELFIVEGDSALGTAKLGRDSEYQALLPIRGKILNVQKASVSDMLSNAECASIIQVIGAGSGRTFDLAQARYGKVIIMADADVDGAHIRTLLLTLFFRYMRPMIDEGRVFAAVPPLHRVVVLNPGSKPNETIYTYSEAELNGVLAALKKSGKRYQDPIQRYKGLGEMDADQLADTTMSRAHRTLRRVRVTDAEAASAVFELLMGNEVAPRKEFIIAGQGLDRDRIDV